In Erwinia pyrifoliae DSM 12163, the genomic window ACGAAATGAAACATTGGCAGACAAAAATCACAATCCGCCTGGACTACAGCAGTATGGGTGATTTTCCCGCCCGCTCTTCTTTCAACTGACGGCCCCACTTATCCATCGTGGATTTACCGATATTCATTGTCAGGCAGCGGTGCAATGCTGATCGAGTACAAGCCGGGCAGCTTCAGGGCGAAACTCGGGGCTAAAATCGCATCTGTTACGTCCGGTCATAATGTCACCTGTTTTGACTGTGAGGCGATGATATCACCTCTGTTCAGGTGGCCAAATTCAGTGTGCTACTACAGATGATGGAATTAGCATGAGAGTTACCTCATGTTTTGTATAAGGGTTCGACAACCATATCAAACCAGTAACTCTCAACCTTTCAATATTTAGTGTCAGATCAAGTCGCGACTAATACATTTTACCGACTAAAAAGCTTGCCACACATTAAAAAAATGCCGCAAGCTTTATCAATATTAACCGCCTACCCGCGCCTGTAAGGCAGCAGGATAACGCTCGCCGACTACTTGTATCTTATCCAACGCCTGGTTCAGTTTGCGCAAGTCATCCCGGGAGAGCATGATATCGCTCGCCTGAAGGTTCTCTTGCAGCCGATGCAGCTTAGTTGTGCCTGGAATCGGCACAATCCACGGCGCTTGCGCCAGCAGCCAGGCCAGCGCGATTTGCGCAGATGTCACACCTTTATCCGCTGCCAGTTGTGCGACTAAAGCCACTAATTTTTCGTTTGCCGCAATGGCTTCAGCGGCAAAACGTGGCGCTTTGCTGCGGAAATCATCCTCACCAAAGGTGTCGCCGGATTTAATCGCCCCGGTTAAAAAACCTTTGCCTAAAGGGCTGAATGGCACGAAACCAATTCCTAACTCTTTCAGCAGCGGCAAGATTTCCTGTTCTGGCTCGCGCCACCACATGGAATATTCACTTTGTAGCGCAGTCACCGGCAGCACGGCATGGGCGCGGCGAATGGTCTTCGCCCCCGCTTCTGATAAACCAAAGTGTTTTACCTTACCTTCGTTAATTAAATCTTTTACCGTGCCGGCAACGTCTTCAATTGGCACATTCGGATCAACGCGGTGTTGATAAAGGAGATCGATGACATCGGTTTTAAGGCGACGCAGTGAACCCTCAACGGCTTGGCGAATATGCTCCGGACGGCTGTTTAATATTTGCTGCTTATTATCGTCACCAAAGGTAAAACCAAATTTCGTGGCGATAACCACCCGGCCGCGATAAGGTCTTAAGGCTTCGCCAACGACCTCCTCATTCAGGTAAGGCCCATACAGTTCGGCAGTATCAAAAAATGTCACACCACGCTCTACTGCCGCACGGATCAGCGCAATGGCCTGCTGCGTATCGGTTGCCGGGCCGTAGCCATGACTCAGCCCCATGCATCCCAGGCCGAGTGCTGAGATCTCAAGTCCGGAGTTGCCTAAATAGCGTTTTTGCATTTCTCACTCCTTCAGGTTTCATACTGCGTGATTAAACATCGAGTTTACGCCCCGTCAACCACTCAACCATCGCCGGATTGCGGTGCGAGAAGAAGGCGCTGGTGGCGGTATCCAGTGCGGTGATTTGCAACATTTCGTCACCGTTAAGTTCAAAGTCCAGCACGTTGATGTTTTCTGCCATACGTTCTTTGCGCACGGATTTTGCCAGCGAGACAATACCGCGCTGGAAGATCCAACGCAGCACCACCTGGCCGACACTCTTGCCATGCTTTTCGCCAATCGCGGCCAGTAGAGGATGCTGGAACAGACCGTTTTTGCCCTCGGCAAACGGTGCCCAGGCTTCGGGCTGAATGTTTCTGCTCTTCATCCACGGCACGGCGTGCAGCTGCTGATTGAAGGGATTCACTTCCACCTGATTGACTGCAGGAACAACTTTATTGAAGGCGATGAGATCGGCCAGTCGATCTGGCTGGAAATTACTGACACCAATGGCTTTGATCTTGCCTGCCTGATGCAGCTTTTCCATCGCACGCCAGGCTCCATGCACATCGCCGTAAGGTTGGTGAATCAGATACAGATCCACATAGTCCATCTGCAGACGATTCAGAGAACGTTCAAACTGCGCTTTCGCACCGTCATAGTGGGTGTCCTGCAGCCACAACTTGGTTGTCACAAACAGCTCATCACGCGCTACGCCGCTTTGCCTGATGGCATTGCCGACCTGCGTTTCGTTTTGATAGGAGGCGGCGGTATCGATCAGGCGATAGCCGGTTTCAATGGCGTCGATCACCGCGCGCTCGCACTCGGCGGCATCCGTCATCTGAAAGACACCAAAGCCCAGCAGGGGCATGTTGAGACCGTTATTCAGTTTTACCGTTTCCATGAGGCTATCCTTTGGTGAGTTATAGCAAGCCAGACGTCAGAAGATTGATTTGCTCAGACCCTGGCGGCCAGGCTATTGCAGATTCTTCTCTTTTAAAAACTGGCTCACCCGATCGGCGATTTGCACATTATTCAGATCGGAGAACGGGAAGTGGGTATTTCCTGTAATGCCAATTTCAGGCAAGTGGATCACTTTCACATCGCCGCCGTGTTGATTGACCACGTCTCGCCACTGGCGCGCCATCGCCAGCCGCACCCGCCAGCTGTCCTGTGCCGGCATGGCGCTGGGTTTATCCGGAATGTTGTCGCCATAGAAGATCAGGATCGGAATTTTGGTTAATGCCATAAATTTACCCAGCGCAACCGGCTCGCCTTTCAGAGTATCGAACGCGCTGGGCATCGGCGGCGGTAATTCATTTTCCGGGAAGACAAAGCCGCTGCCGGGTTCAAAGGCAACAATCGCTTTGACCTGGCTATTTTTCATGGCGGTGTACCAGCCAGGCCCGCCGCCTTGCGAATGGGTAAACAGGATGGCGGGGCCGCTTTTGTCGATAACTGCTGACATGGCATCGGAAATCACATTTACGTCAAAGGGGCCGGTATTCGGTGTCATTTGGCGGAAGTATTGGTTCAGCGCCTCTTTGTCATCAGAGAACTGCACGCCCTTGAAAAAGGTTGGCCATACGCCAAGGCGAAATTGATTAAACCATAACTGCTCATCCGGTTTCGGCGTCAGCGTACTTTTCACCATGCTGCGGCCGGCGTTACCACGGCGCGGTTGGTCAACCAGATAGGTGGCAAATCCACGACGGAGAAAAATATTTTGAAACCCTTCGCGTCCATCCGGTGTGCTTTCCCAGGTACGTGAAAACTGCCCGGCACCGTGCAGCATAACAATCGGATATTGATGTGGATGTGGCGGAATTTGATAGAACACCGTGGCGTGGTCGCCATGATATGTCTGGCCCGCCGGATCCAGCGGTTTTTTTGCATCAAATTGTCCAGCGGCTGTCGCCACTGTGCCTCAATCACTAAAGGTTGCGCAGGCAACGGGGCGATAAAGCTACCGGTCAGAAAACATAAACCCCAGATTTTTAGTCTTCTTTTCACGTCCCTTCCCTCTTTCTTTATCAGACCTGGTGGCGAATCGCCGCTAACCAGTTAGTCACTATTTCCGTGGTTTTCCTTTCTTGATCACATTCGATAACCAGCGGGTTTTCTCTTTTCGCCGCTGCTGCCAGCCCGGCGAGAATCTCTTCACTGTTGCCAATACCGTAACCACCGTGAGTGATAAACGGGATGACGAGCTTACTGCTGAAATCATGGCTGCTCAGAAAAGTTTGCACCACCGGTGGCACCGAGGTGCCCCAAATCGGAAAGCCCAGATAAATTGTATGATAGCGTTCGAAATTCGTAACGTTATGTTTTAAAGCCGGTTTTACTCCCTGATCGTGTTGATTTTTCGCCTGTTGTACCGTCTGGAAATAATCGTCGGGGTATGCCGTCGCCGGTTCAATTTCAAAAAGATCGGCATTGAGATGGCGATGAATAACGCCCGCGATCACGCGCGTGTTACCGCTTCTGGAAAAATAAACCACCAGCGTGCGGCTATTATTTTGCCTGTTGGGAGTATTGGCTACGGCGGGCGTTAATACGGCACCGGAAAGTGTCAGTCCCGCCAGCGCGGTAAGCAGCATTCTTCGGTTAGCATCGTGTAGTTCTGACATAACTTACCTCCTGTCGCGTGGGATCTCATGGCTGCCCTGCGTCGCACGCAGCGCGGTTTTGTCCGTCGGGATCGAAACTTACCGGGTGCCGCATCAGGCGGTTCGGGCGATAAGCCAACGCGATGCGTTCTTCAACCAGAACATTTAGCCGTTGGATTTTATCGTGTCGGCAGCGATCGCCATTACCGCACTCGCCACGGTAAAGAGCACGATAATCCAGCACATGGTCCAGGGCGTGCCATCACTCAGTAACGCCAGCAGCAAAGACGAGATAATGCCGCTACCATATTGCAGCGATCCAATTAGCGCCGAGGCTGAACCAGCCATATT contains:
- a CDS encoding flavodoxin, which translates into the protein MSELHDANRRMLLTALAGLTLSGAVLTPAVANTPNRQNNSRTLVVYFSRSGNTRVIAGVIHRHLNADLFEIEPATAYPDDYFQTVQQAKNQHDQGVKPALKHNVTNFERYHTIYLGFPIWGTSVPPVVQTFLSSHDFSSKLVIPFITHGGYGIGNSEEILAGLAAAAKRENPLVIECDQERKTTEIVTNWLAAIRHQV
- a CDS encoding aldo/keto reductase, with translation MQKRYLGNSGLEISALGLGCMGLSHGYGPATDTQQAIALIRAAVERGVTFFDTAELYGPYLNEEVVGEALRPYRGRVVIATKFGFTFGDDNKQQILNSRPEHIRQAVEGSLRRLKTDVIDLLYQHRVDPNVPIEDVAGTVKDLINEGKVKHFGLSEAGAKTIRRAHAVLPVTALQSEYSMWWREPEQEILPLLKELGIGFVPFSPLGKGFLTGAIKSGDTFGEDDFRSKAPRFAAEAIAANEKLVALVAQLAADKGVTSAQIALAWLLAQAPWIVPIPGTTKLHRLQENLQASDIMLSRDDLRKLNQALDKIQVVGERYPAALQARVGG
- a CDS encoding aldo/keto reductase, translated to METVKLNNGLNMPLLGFGVFQMTDAAECERAVIDAIETGYRLIDTAASYQNETQVGNAIRQSGVARDELFVTTKLWLQDTHYDGAKAQFERSLNRLQMDYVDLYLIHQPYGDVHGAWRAMEKLHQAGKIKAIGVSNFQPDRLADLIAFNKVVPAVNQVEVNPFNQQLHAVPWMKSRNIQPEAWAPFAEGKNGLFQHPLLAAIGEKHGKSVGQVVLRWIFQRGIVSLAKSVRKERMAENINVLDFELNGDEMLQITALDTATSAFFSHRNPAMVEWLTGRKLDV